A segment of the uncultured Treponema sp. genome:
TGAAATAACAAAAAACGGCGGACACATTCTTTCGCTTAAAAAAGAAAATGAAAAATGGCTCGTGGAAAATTTTCCTGCAATGGAAAACCGCGCGAACAGAATTGTAAATTCAGTCAATGAAATAAAAATTCTTTCAACTGTATCTTACGATTTGAACGACTTGGAACGCTACGGTTTGACTGACGAGAATGCTGTAAAAGTTGTGGCTTCTTCAGGCGGAAAAGTTGAACGCACTTTGTACGTTGGAAAAGATTCTGTTGCGGGAAGCCAGTGCTATGTGCGCCTCGATGATGAAAAGAAAATCTATCTTGCGCAAGGCTCGTTAAAATCAACATTTGAAGTTTCCGCAGATGAAATAAAAGAAAAGCCAAAAACGGAAAATTCACAAGGCGCAGAAACAGAATAAAACTTTTTCACTTGAACAGCAGGGAAAGTTCTTCGCTTGAAAGTTCTCTGCTGTCTCCCGGCGCGAGCTTTTCATCCAGCGCAAGGCTTCCGATTGAAATTCTTTTTAAGAATACAACTCTGTTTCCTTGCGCGCTGAACATCCGTTTTACCTGATGAAATTTTCCTTCTGTAATTGTGAGGCGGCAGGAACTTGCGCTGTTCCATTCCAGAATTGCCGGCCTTGAAATAAATTCTCTTTCATTTTTTTCAGACGGAATAAAAAATCCTTCGCTGAATTTTTCTTCAAGAAATTTTCTTTGTGCTTCTGATTCATTTTTTTCAAGTTCAACGTAGTAAGTTTTTTTCACATGGAAAAGCGGATTTGCGAGGCTGTACGAAAAATCTCCGTTCGTTGTAAAAATCAAAAGCCCTTCCGTGTCTGTGTCCAGCCGTCCAACAGTATGAATTTTTTGCAGCGAATTTTCTTTTGCATAGTCAAAGTATTTTTGCGGAACAAAACTATAGACCGTTTTGTAAAGTCCGTCGTCTTTTGTGGAGCAGATAGCGTCCGTCTGTTTGTTCATCATAAGATAGATGTCCGGCGCAAGATTTTTTTTGATTCCGTCTATGGAAATTTCATCCGATGCAAGGTTCAGCCTGAATCCGCTTTCAAGAACCCTTGAGCCGTTCACGCATACATTGTGCTTTTGCAAAAGCCTGCGCACTCTTCTGTGCGTGCTGATTCCCCGCCGGATAAAAATAGTGTCCAGCCGCTCCTTAAAAAGTCCGTCCATTTGCGAAAGTATATATGCACGCTTCCAAAAAATCAACTTTGCCAAAGTTTATCATTCGAAAAATTGCTATGTAAATTTTATCTAGTAGAAAATTTGACAAATTTACAGTACACTATGTTCTATGTCGCAGATTCCACATCCTTTTGTAAAATGGGCAGGCGGAAAAACTCAGCTCTTGCCGGAAATCAGAAAACATTATCCTCAAGAAATCAAAAAATACTGCGAGCCGTTTGTGGGCGGCGGCGCGGTTCTGTTCGATGTGCTTCAAAAATGCCACCCGGAAGAAGTGCTGATAAACGACATGAATTCGGAGCTGATAAACACATATTTGCAGATAAAAAACAACTGCGATAATCTGTTGAAACAGCTTTCAGAAATTCAAAATAAATATAAAAATCAAACTTTGGAAGAAAACAAAATTCTTTTTTACGAAAAGCGCCTTCGCTACAACGAGCTAAAAATCAACAGAAACGACGCTGAAAATCTTGAAAAAGCCGCGCTCTTTATTTTTCTGAACAAAACCTGCTTCAACGGACTTTACCGCGTGAACAAAAAAGGCGAATTCAACGTTCCGTTTAACAATGCAAAAAATCCGCTGATTTGCGATAACGAAAATCAGTACGTGCCGGCTAAAGCCGTCGGGCTTTCCGCACTTCGCTACTGCTCATTCCGCCGCAACTTTCAGTTGCTCTGGAACTTCGGTGCTCCAATCCCTCACGCGAGAATAGCATAAATAAAGGAAGATTTTATGAAACAATATGAAGCAGTAATTCAAACTTTAGAAAAACTTGGCGGTGCTGCAACTTTAGGACAATTAAATCAGGAAGTATTTAAAATAAAAGATTGCGAATGGAAATCAAAAACTCCTTTTGCCTCAATCCGCCGGATTGTTCAAGAAAATCCAAACATTTATAAAATCAAACCTGGACTTTGGGCTTTAAAATCTTATCAAAAAGAACTTGAACAAAAAGGAATTGTCGTTGAAACCGAAAAAAATAAAAATTCAAAAATTGTTCAAGAATTTACACATTCATATTATCAGGGACTTTTGGTGACTATCGGCAATTTGAGAAACAAGAAAACTTTTGTTCCTAATCAAGATAAGTCAAAAATGTTTCTTAATGAAAGGCTTGGTGATTTGCGAACATTGCAGGAACAACCGGCATATTCTTATGAAAAGTTTACGCAAAGAAGCTCGACAATTGATGTAATTTGGTTTAACGAAAGAGAAATGCCGGAAGATTTTTTTGAAGTGGAACATTCTACAGACATTCAAAACTCCCTTACAAAATTTTCAGATTTGCAGGATTTTTATACAAATATGTATATTGTTGCAGATGAAAAGCGTCATGCTGAATATGATAAGAAGTTGGGCTATACAGCATTTGATAAGATTAGAAAAGATAAAAGAGTAAAATTTTTAAGCTATGACAAAATTGAAAAACTGTACAAGCTCGAAATAGAAAAAAAAGAACTGGATTTAATTTTGTAGTTGATCAAAATAAAAATTCGATCAATATTTTGGTATGAACGAATATATGTTTTATACCCTTGAAGGATTTACACAATCTCCAAATAAAACTGACTGTGAGAATTTGCAGATACTTGGTTTTGAGAAAGCGGAAAACTTGGAAGCCGCAAAAGAGCATCTTCTTGTAAATAATGACTGGATTTTTAAATATGGTTTTGACGCAGAAAAAATTCTTTCAAAGAAAATTTTAACAGAAGAATCTTTAGCTTCCATAAAAACCGTTGTTGATTATCTTTGGGAAGATGAAGAAAAAGACTATGAAGAATGTTTTGCGTCAGATGGAAATATTGACAACCATATTTTTAAGCATTTGAGAAAATTGAAATTGTTGACAGAAGAAAATAGGAAAACTTCTGAATTTTATTCAATTGAAGATAAAATTTCTTTTTTATTTAAAAAATATAATTCGGACAATAAAGACCCTAGAATCATCTTGAAATCAGTTCTCTTAGATATAGGGTTAGAAGAAGAGAAATCAAGCTTAATTTCAATAGAAGCAGGTGGTTCTCAATGCAAAGTGACAAGCGAATATTTGAAAAATATTTTTATTCCTGAAAATATTTTTGAAGAAGTCCTTGCTGCTATTAGATATTTTTACTATGAGTTTGAATAATTTCAAAGAATAAAACAGCGTTAGGGATAGTAGTGGCGGCGTAGCCGTTGCGGAACGTAGTGCAGCAATGTAGCGATAGCGTAACCACGAATAGCCCGACCCGAACAGAGTGAGGGAAACGCCCAGCTTATAATCTCTGTTCAGTCCGGGAAGCAGGTGAGCGTGAACAAGGGCGACTGGGATAAATCTCAGGGTTTTGAAAAGGACAACGACTTTAACCGCGAATGGCTTTCTGCTTGCCGCTCGCATTTGAAGGACGACGGAACAATCTGGATTTCGGGAACGTATCACAATATTTTTTCAGTTGCGCAGATGCTGAACGAGCTGGACTTCCGCATTTTGAACTGCGTCACTTGGGCAAAGACGAATCCGCCGCCGAATCTTTCGTGCCGTTTTTTCACCCATTCAACTGAGTTTATCTTATGGGCAAGAAAAAGCAAGAAAGTTCCGCATTATTTTAACTATGAGCTGATGAAGGAAATCAACGGAGGAACTCAGATGCGCGACCTGTGGAGCTTGCCTGCAATCGCGAAGTGGGAAAAATCCTGCGGAAAGCATCCGACCCAAAAGCCTCTTCCGCTCCTTGCGCGGATTATCCTTGCTTCCACAAAAGAAAACGCATGGATTTTAGATCCGTTCACGGGAAGCTCCACGACAGGAATCGCCGCCTCGCTCCTGAACCGCCGTTTTTTGGGAATCGACCGAGAGACAGAATTTTTGGAACTTTCAAAAGCTCGGCGTGAGGAAATCGAAAATCCGCAGGTTCGCAAGGCTTACCACGATAAAATCCTGAAATATTCCGACAAGCCTATTCGCGGAATTGCGGAGCTTTGCGAGATTCACGAGGACGAGCCGTATTTTGGCGTGGACTTGCCGTTTTAGGTTATTTGCAAATGAAATTATTTCACGACTTGCCCAATGCGTTTTTCGTCTATGCGGAAAATTTCACGACCTGCCCAACGCGTTTTTTGCTCATTCGAAAACTTTCGCGCTCTCCCCAACGCATTTTTGGCTCGTGCAAAAACTTTAACGCTTTGCCCAACGAAATTTCAATCCGTTCGAAAATCTTAATACGTCGCCCAACACAATTTCACCTTGTTCGAAAATTTTAATGCTTTGCCCAATGCGCTTTTTAGTCGTGTGAAAATTTTTATTCACTGCCCAAACTGTTTCCGGCTTAAAAAATTTAGATTTTTATAATCCGTGTGGCAATTTAAAGCTGCGGCGTATCTTTTTTTTAGTTTCAAGCTGTGGTAAAATCATTTCATGGCAGAAGAAAAAATCGAAGATAAGACTGTATATATTCTTGATTCCTACGGCTTGATTTACAGGGCGTACTTTGCGCTTTTGAATCATCCTCTTACAAATCCCGGCGGAGACAATATTAGCGCGCTGGTTATTTTCTTTAAGAATCTGAGGGCGCTTATTTCAAAATACAATCCGTGTTATCTTGCGGCGGCGTTTGATTCGCGTGTCAAGACATTTCGGCATGAACTTTATGCGGAGTACAAGGCTAACCGTGCCAAGACTCCGGAAGATTTGCATGCGCAGGTTCCTTGGATAGAAGAAATTCTTGAAGCATTGGAAATTCCTGTTCTTCGCTACGACGGATTTGAAGCTGATGATATTATTGCGACTGTTGCAAAAAAATGCGCACAGGAAAACCGGCCGTGCAGAATTCTTAGCGGCGACAAGGATTTGCTTCAGCTTGTTACGGACTCTTGCTTGGAAATGCAGCCGGACAGAGCCAACGGCGGCTGGGAAGTTATCGGCGCGCAGGAAGTTCTTGAAAAGTGGGGAATTCCGCCTGAAAAGATTCTGGACTACCTTTCGCTTGTGGGCGATGCTTCTGACAATGTTCCGGGCGTGAAGGGCGTGGGCGACAAAACCGCAATAAAACTTCTGACACAGTACGGAACTCTCGATGAGATTTATGCTCACGCTTCTGAAATAAAAGGCGCGCTTGGAGAAAAAATTAGGAACGACAAGGATAATGCTTATTTTTCAAAGCAGCTTATAACTTTAAGGTACGATGTTCCTATTGAAATTGATTTTGAATCTTTCTGCACAAAAAATATAAATTTTAAGTCTGGCGCGGAACTCCTTGAAAAATACGGAGCCTATGCGATTGCAAAAAGTTTCGCTTCGGAAACTGCGGCGGAAATTCATTCAGAGGAAAAATCAGTTTTGCAGGAAAAAGAGCCGGAAGAAAAAATCGCGCTGTCTGTAAAGCAAAATGAAGGCGACTACAAGCCTTGCACAAATCTTGACGAGCTGAAAAATTTTGCACAGAACATTTTAGATTCCGCAGAAAAAGTTGTGGCGTTCGATACAGAAACTGACAGCTTGAACACACATGAGGCGAATCTTGTAGGCTTTAGTTTGAGCGTTGAAAAAGGAAAAGGAATTTATGTTCCTGTTATTTTAAGCGGCGGAATGTTTGCTCCCGAAACGATCTCTAAAAAAGATTGCCTTTCTGTTCTTGAAAAACTTTTTGCGGAAAAAGAACTCACTCTTGTAATGCACAACGGAAAATTCGATCTTGAAGTTCTTGCCGCAAACGGAATGAGTTCAAAAACTGAATGTAAAATTTTTGACACGATGATTGCCGCCTGGCTTTTGAATCCTGCCGCTTCTGGAAAATCTCCGTACAGTCTTGAGTATCTTGCGGAAACGAAGCTTGGGCTTAAAGGAATTGAGTTCAAGGACATTGTTCAGAAAAATCAGACTTTTGCGGATATTCCTTTGGAGAAGGCTTTTAAATACGGCGCGGAAGATTCTGATTTTACATTGCAGCTTTATTATCTTTTAAAAGATGAAATTAAAAAATCAAATCTTGAAAAACTTTTTTATGAAATGGAAATGAAAGTTCTTCCGATTCTTGTTTCCATGGAAATTCAAGGAATTCATTTGGACAAGAAAAAACTGAACGAGTATAAAGATGAACTTGCAGTTTTGATTTCAGAAAAAGAAAAAGAAATTTACAAAGAGGCAGATTGCGAATTTAACATTGCGTCTCCAAAGCAGCTTCAGGAAATTTTGTTTGAAAAACGCAATCTTCCTCATGGCAAAAAAACAAAAACTGGTTACAGCACAGACACTGCTGTTCTTGAAGAACTTGTGTTTTCTACAAACGACCCTCTTCCAAAAATGATTCTTGATTACAGGTCGTACACAAAACTTCAAAGCACTTATGTGGAGGCACTGCCTTTGCTTGCAGACAAGAATGGAAGAATCCATACTTCTTTTTTGCAGACGGGAACTGCCACAGGCCGCCTTTCAAGTCGAGATCCAAATTTGCAGAACATTCCTGTGCGCGATGAATCTGGAAGAAGAATTCGTTCTGCGTTTACTGCTGTGCCGGGAACAGTTCTTATTTCTGCAGACTACTCTCAAATTGAACTTGTTGTGCTTGCGCATTTGAGCGGCGATAAAAATCTTTGCTCTGCCTTTATAAATGGAATTGATGTTCATAAATCCACAGCCGCTTTGATTTACGGAATTTCTCCAGAGCAGGTGAAGCCAGAACAGCGTCGCTTTGCAAAGACCGTGAACTTTGGGGTTATGTACGGAATGAGCGCGTTTCGACTTGCAAATGAATTGAACATAAGCCGGACAGAAGCAAAAAATTTTATTGACCAATATTTTTCAACGTATTCCGATGTTAAAAAATTTCTTGATGAAACAAAACGTATGGCAAGAGAAACCGGTTATGTTGAAACAATTACTGGACGCAGACGTTATATTCCAGAAATAAAAAGCTCAAGCAAGATTGTGCTTCAGGGCGCTGAAAGAATTGCAATAAACACTCCGATTCAAGGTAGCGCGGCTGATATTGTAAAAACTGCAATGATAAAAGTTCAGTCTGCCTTGGAAAAATCCAGTACAGGCGCAAAGATGCTTTTGCAGGTTCATGACGAATTGATTTTTGAATGCCCGGAAGACAATGCGGAAAATGCAATTTCAATTATTCAGCGCGAAATGGAAAATGCTGTTCAGCTGAGAATTCCTCTGCGTGTGAGTGTTGAGCGCGGAAAAAACTGGGGAGAATTCCACTGATGGTTTTGTGCGTAACAGGTCCGATGGCGGTAGGAAAAAATGCGGCAAGTTCAATTCTTGAAAAACTGGGATTTGTTTCTATTGACGCGGATTTGATTGGTCATGACGCAGTTGAAATTTGCAAGGAAAAAATTCTTGAGGAATTTTCTTCTTTGGCTCAGAAAAATAAAATTCAGCTTTTGAATCCAGATGGAAAAATAAACAGAAAAAATCTTGGTCAGCTTATATTTAAAAATGAAAGGCTTGTAAAAAAGCAGGAGGAAATTGTTTTTCCGTATATAAATTCAGTCTTGGAAAAATTCATAGATGAAAATTCTGAAAAAAATATTGCGGTCAATGCAACTGTTTTGTACAAAGTGAATGCAATGAAAAAAGTTGAAAAAATTCTTTTTATTGATAGTCCGGTTTTTGTTAGATTTTTGCGCGCTAAAAAAAGAGACAGAATGAAGCCGCTTCAAATTATTGAAAGATTTTTTTCTCAAAGATTTTTGTTCAGCCAATATAAAGAAACTGGAATTGAAATTTTCAGAATTGTAAACTGCGGAAATCTTTCTTCACTTCAGAAAAAAATTGAGCGCGTAGTTTTCAAGCAATAACAGGCTTTTTAAACTTGAATTTTCCTCTAAATATCTTTTTTTTAATGCCGATATTCTTTGTATGGAATACCGGCTTTTTGTTTTATTTTTGAAAGCTGGCAGGGGATAAAATTATGGAACAGAAAAGAACTATTTGGATTGTACTTGCGGCTGGAATTTTTTTGTCAGTTGTGCTTGGCGCTGCTGTAATTCTTTATGCGTCTGAAGCTAAAAAAAATACAACTGCTCTTTATCAGCGTTCGGCTGGCTCGGTTTGGATGTCTCCAGAAACTGCCCAGCAAAAGCACGCTGAATCATTTTCAAATGGAATTGATTTTCCGAGCGAGCCTCCTGCTCAAGAAACCAGCATAAATCCTGCGGAAGTGAATAATTCTTCTGTAACTTCAAATATTGAATCTCCTGCGGAAGGAAAAACTTCTATTGAAAATTCCGATTCAAAAATTGCGCAGA
Coding sequences within it:
- a CDS encoding Dam family site-specific DNA-(adenine-N6)-methyltransferase, which translates into the protein MSQIPHPFVKWAGGKTQLLPEIRKHYPQEIKKYCEPFVGGGAVLFDVLQKCHPEEVLINDMNSELINTYLQIKNNCDNLLKQLSEIQNKYKNQTLEENKILFYEKRLRYNELKINRNDAENLEKAALFIFLNKTCFNGLYRVNKKGEFNVPFNNAKNPLICDNENQYVPAKAVGLSALRYCSFRRNFQLLWNFGAPIPHARIA
- a CDS encoding RNA pseudouridine synthase, whose protein sequence is MDGLFKERLDTIFIRRGISTHRRVRRLLQKHNVCVNGSRVLESGFRLNLASDEISIDGIKKNLAPDIYLMMNKQTDAICSTKDDGLYKTVYSFVPQKYFDYAKENSLQKIHTVGRLDTDTEGLLIFTTNGDFSYSLANPLFHVKKTYYVELEKNESEAQRKFLEEKFSEGFFIPSEKNEREFISRPAILEWNSASSCRLTITEGKFHQVKRMFSAQGNRVVFLKRISIGSLALDEKLAPGDSRELSSEELSLLFK
- a CDS encoding site-specific DNA-methyltransferase, which codes for MNKGDWDKSQGFEKDNDFNREWLSACRSHLKDDGTIWISGTYHNIFSVAQMLNELDFRILNCVTWAKTNPPPNLSCRFFTHSTEFILWARKSKKVPHYFNYELMKEINGGTQMRDLWSLPAIAKWEKSCGKHPTQKPLPLLARIILASTKENAWILDPFTGSSTTGIAASLLNRRFLGIDRETEFLELSKARREEIENPQVRKAYHDKILKYSDKPIRGIAELCEIHEDEPYFGVDLPF
- the coaE gene encoding dephospho-CoA kinase (Dephospho-CoA kinase (CoaE) performs the final step in coenzyme A biosynthesis.) codes for the protein MVLCVTGPMAVGKNAASSILEKLGFVSIDADLIGHDAVEICKEKILEEFSSLAQKNKIQLLNPDGKINRKNLGQLIFKNERLVKKQEEIVFPYINSVLEKFIDENSEKNIAVNATVLYKVNAMKKVEKILFIDSPVFVRFLRAKKRDRMKPLQIIERFFSQRFLFSQYKETGIEIFRIVNCGNLSSLQKKIERVVFKQ
- a CDS encoding DUF4340 domain-containing protein — protein: MKNIYTRKIVLLSSIAILFVIYILQISFLGRSKVKTVYTNEEIDSVEITKNGGHILSLKKENEKWLVENFPAMENRANRIVNSVNEIKILSTVSYDLNDLERYGLTDENAVKVVASSGGKVERTLYVGKDSVAGSQCYVRLDDEKKIYLAQGSLKSTFEVSADEIKEKPKTENSQGAETE
- the polA gene encoding DNA polymerase I; its protein translation is MAEEKIEDKTVYILDSYGLIYRAYFALLNHPLTNPGGDNISALVIFFKNLRALISKYNPCYLAAAFDSRVKTFRHELYAEYKANRAKTPEDLHAQVPWIEEILEALEIPVLRYDGFEADDIIATVAKKCAQENRPCRILSGDKDLLQLVTDSCLEMQPDRANGGWEVIGAQEVLEKWGIPPEKILDYLSLVGDASDNVPGVKGVGDKTAIKLLTQYGTLDEIYAHASEIKGALGEKIRNDKDNAYFSKQLITLRYDVPIEIDFESFCTKNINFKSGAELLEKYGAYAIAKSFASETAAEIHSEEKSVLQEKEPEEKIALSVKQNEGDYKPCTNLDELKNFAQNILDSAEKVVAFDTETDSLNTHEANLVGFSLSVEKGKGIYVPVILSGGMFAPETISKKDCLSVLEKLFAEKELTLVMHNGKFDLEVLAANGMSSKTECKIFDTMIAAWLLNPAASGKSPYSLEYLAETKLGLKGIEFKDIVQKNQTFADIPLEKAFKYGAEDSDFTLQLYYLLKDEIKKSNLEKLFYEMEMKVLPILVSMEIQGIHLDKKKLNEYKDELAVLISEKEKEIYKEADCEFNIASPKQLQEILFEKRNLPHGKKTKTGYSTDTAVLEELVFSTNDPLPKMILDYRSYTKLQSTYVEALPLLADKNGRIHTSFLQTGTATGRLSSRDPNLQNIPVRDESGRRIRSAFTAVPGTVLISADYSQIELVVLAHLSGDKNLCSAFINGIDVHKSTAALIYGISPEQVKPEQRRFAKTVNFGVMYGMSAFRLANELNISRTEAKNFIDQYFSTYSDVKKFLDETKRMARETGYVETITGRRRYIPEIKSSSKIVLQGAERIAINTPIQGSAADIVKTAMIKVQSALEKSSTGAKMLLQVHDELIFECPEDNAENAISIIQREMENAVQLRIPLRVSVERGKNWGEFH